The following nucleotide sequence is from Candidatus Neomarinimicrobiota bacterium.
GATTTAACCCGCACACTAACTAACGGTTTTCAGACTGTATCAATTAGAAAATGTAGCCGACTGCTACAATAATTCCCTTTGTTTTTACAGCTACGTCATCGCCAGCGGAGTCTATGTCCAATAATCCCAGTGAATATAGTATTTCTCCGTATACTCTGGCATTCCCCATCTCCATCATATAACCTGCACCGACATTGAAGGCGATGTCTGTCGAAGAGAGGTCGTCCTTGACGCTATAACTTGTGTCTGAATCAAAAGTTATTCCAAATATTGTACCACTTATCTTAGCCTCAACGTCCGCACTCATCAATATGCCTATATCCAATCCGCCTATTACATATGGGGTTGTGGCAGTGGTGTTGAATTTATACTGGGCAAGTATCGGAACAGTTAAATATGATAAATTTGTAGAACCATCAACCTTTATTCCTGATTCTTCTGCACTGAATTGCGCTCCTTTTTTGGTAAACGACGCACCGCTTCTTATATTGAGATTGTCATTTACAGGATATTCCAGGAAAGCTCCCAGTGTGAAGCCAGTTTTTGAATCCGATGATACTCCTTCGTCAGGATCAGTTGAAAGATTTGAGATGGTAGCACCTAACGTAGCTCCAAATTTCACTTGAGCCGTTGAGACGCTGATTAGGACAAGAACCAGCGCCATAATACCAATTAAATGGATAATTGATTTTGACATCATTTCACTCCTTTATGGTTTCGTTGATTGAATCGCTTAAAATACCGGGCTTCTGTTATAAACTTACATTCTCCCCTCAAGAGAAAGCAAATATACTGCATTATTGAATGAAATATTTTATAGACTTATCAAAGTTATTCCAGTTTACTATAGAAACGCAAGCTAAATATATCGTGTAGAAGTGTTATTTCTACATAGCATTTGTAACGCAAGAACTCGAACAAATCTTTCTGAACCAGCAGCATCCTGTCGGGGGAGTCCTTCGTGACCTTCGGGAAAAACGGTTCGCGTAAGTAATTCGACATTTCAGTGTCCCCTGACTAAAGTCAGGGGTTAACAAGATTTTAAATCAATTCCAGAGTTGCCGGTCGAGTGTCCTGTATTGTATCGCTTCCGAGATGAATTCCGGTTTGATATCGGCAGAGCCTTCGAGGTCGGCGATGGTGCGCCCGACTTTCAGTATCCGGTCGTAAGCCCGAGCGGAGAGTCCGAGTTTATTTATCGCTGTTCGGAGAAGCTCGTCGCCGCTTTCGTCTATTTTACAGTAGTTCCGAATCTGTTTCGTTTCCATCTGAGCGTTTGTGTGCAGACCTTTCACGTCCTTGAATCGTTCCGACTGCACGTCCCTCGCCCGTTCGATCCGCTCGCGAATGGCGGCAGACGGTTCGCCTTTTTCCTTGCTGGAGAGTTCGGAGTACTTAACTGCCGGTACGTCGATATGTATATCTATCCTGTCGAGCAGCGGTCCCGATATTCGTTTCATGTAGTTATGAATCTCACGCGTAGTGCAGCTGCAATCGTTGTTCGGATCGGTATAATAACCGCACGGGCATGGGTTCATCGCAGAGGAAAGAAGTATATTACAGGGATATGTCAATGACATCGCCGCCCTCGAGATAGTTACGGATCCATCTTCAAGCGGTTGACGGAGAACTTCGAGAACACTTTTTCCGAACTCGGGGAGCTCGTCGAGGAATAAAACCCCGTTGTGGGAGAGACTCACCTCCCCCGGTTTGGGCACGCTTCCGCCGCCGACAAGCCCCGCTTCGCTGACAGTGTGATGCGGCGAACGGAAAGGTCTCGTTGCTATCAAACCCCTATCGGGAGGAAGAAGTCCCATGACCGAATGAATCATTGTCGTCTCGATCGCCTCTTCGATCCGAAGGTCGGGCAGTATGCTCGGAAGCCGTTTTGCGAGCATAGTTTTTCCGCTCCCCGGAGGTCCTATCATGATGATATTATGGCCACCTGCGGCTGCCACTTCAAGCGCTCGTTTAACGTGCGCCTGTCCCTTCACGTCGGAGAAATCCGTCTCATATTTTCGCGCTATCTTCATAATCGATTCAAGATCGACAGTCAGGGGTGTCAATTCCTTTTCTCCCTTCAGAAACTCCACTGTCTCTTCGAGAGACTCGACGGGAAATACAGGTATTTCGCCCGCTACAGCCGCTTCCTCTGCGTTTTGCTTAGGGAGTATGATCCCGCCCAGTTTTTTCTTCCCCGCCATTACAGCTATGTTGAGAGCGCCGCGTATTGGTCTGAGTCCTCCCTGAAGACTCAGTTCGCCCAAGATCAGGTGGTTTTCGAGCATTTCGGAGGAAAGGATTCCGCTCGCCGAGAGTATTCCGACGGCAATCGGCAGGTCGAAAGCCGAGCCCTCCTTCTTTACGTCGGCGGGAGCGAGATTGACGGTAATCTTTTTATTCGGAAACCGATAACCGGAGTTCTTGATCGCCGCTGTAACACGCTCCCTGCTCTCCTTGACCGCGGCATCGGGGAGACCGACAGTAGTAAACTGCGGCAGCTGCGAATCAAGGTGTGATTCCACGTCAACGACATACGCCTCAACCCCGAGAACCGCTGCGCTCAATACTTTAGAGACCATTCCGACTTTCAGTTCCCTTTCCATCAGAAAAGCCTGAAGCCGAGTACGGCGGCGGTCGCAAAAAGAGTTGCCTGACCGAGCTTCCAATACCATTTTTTGTCTTCGCGTTTTTCAAACCGCTTGACGTAGAGTTCGATCTCTTCGTCCATAGTCGGGCTCAACATCAGCGTATCCGCACCGCTGTTATAGGTCAAGAAATAAACTTCGCCCGGAGTTATGCTTTTATATCGGGGGAGATAGAAATGAAGTACCATTTGCTTTCCGGGATAGATTTCATTAACGATATAGTCATAATCGAATAGGGCAGCCGTTATTGAATTCCCGTAACGGTCGATAAAAAGATTATCCGCTGCCGGCTCGAAGGTGATGAACCTGTCGTCGCGGAAATTCATGAGTTGCAAATCAATAACAGAGAGTTCGGTTACTTTACCCACAACAGTTATGTTTTCTTTTGTGGAGTAAAGATATATCTTAAAACTGGAGCGGGTCGATTCTTCCGCTTCCTGAGCGGGAGAAGTGTTATAAAAAAATAATAAGCATATGGATATCTGAAGAGTAACCCGCAATTATCTCAGTGGTTGTTCGAGTAGCTTTCTATTTCTTCTATAAGCCTTTCCACCGCATCCTCTTCAGGGATCTTGCCAATCGATTCACCGTCCCTGTACAGCAGCGCTTCATGCTTTCCGCACGCAATTCCGATATCAGCCTCGCGTGATTCACCGGGACCGTTGACAGCGCAGCCCATAATCGCAACTTTCATCGGTGTCTTTATATGCTCCGTACGTTCTTCAACTTCATTCGCTATCTTAAAAAGGTCAACCTCAAGCCTCCCGCACGTGGGGCAGGCAATTACCGTTACTCCCCCGCTCGCCAAACCGATCGATTTCAGAATTTCCTTTGCAACTTTCACTTCTTTTACGGAATCGTCCGCTAAAGATACCCGAATAGTGTCGCCTATTCCATCGGCGAGAAGAGAGCCCATCCCGACAGCCGATTTGATACTTCCGGTTTTGTACGTTCCCGCTTCGGTTACTCCGAGGTGCAGCGGATAATCATATTTTTCGGAAAACAGCCTGTACGAAGCCATCATAAGCGCAACGTCGGACGATTTCAGCGATACGATAATATCCGTAAATCCGTTCTCCTCGCATATATCGATATGCTTAGAAGCCGATTCAAGCATCCCTTCAGGTGTAGGATAACCATTCTTTTCTATTATCTCCTTTTCGAGTGAGCCGGCGTTGACGCCTATGCGAATCGGCACTCCCCTATCTTTACAGCCGTCAAGAACGGCCTTTACATTTTCAGCTTTTCCGATGTTGCCCGGATTTATGCGAATCTTATCAACTCCCGCCTCAAGCGCGAGCAGCGCCATCTTATAATTGAAATGAATATCCGCCACGAGCGGAACGGACATCTCCGCCTTAATTTTCGGCAGCGCTGATGCCGATGCTTCGTCCGGCACCGTCACCCTGATTATCTGACATCCTGCTTCCTCAAGGGCGTGTATCTCTTTCAGTGTCTCTTTCAGATTCCAGGTCTTCGTCGTAGTCATCGACTGTATGCTGACCGGCGCGTCTCCACCTACCGGAACATCGCCGACCATCACCTGGCGTGTTTTACGCCTCTTTATTTCTAAATCCATTCGGGTCCTTTCTAAAGGATTTGTTCTATCGTTACGGGATGAAATTAACTGTTTATTTGTAATAATAGCAAGGAGATATGTGCTAAGACTCTCACATTCGATTATCTACTGCGAATGGAGTGTGTTAGGAGCTCTGCCAATAAGAAAAATATCAAAAGGGCGTGAACGCCCTGGTGTAGATTGTTGTTGATCTTCATCCCAGCCATAAATGGCTGGGCTAATTAGCTGAAACCTCCCGCCGATGGCGGGAATTTGCCTCTTAGTTAGAGGGGATCAAAAGGAATATTCTTTATGAAATTTTCACTCAATTTACTTTGCGATATAGACGGGATCAATGCACCCCCTCCTTCCTAAGGAGGGGGCAGGGGGTGGTTTCTCTTGAAATTTCTATCGAGCGAAAGGGAGAAATTTATTCTTTATCGTCCACCAGACCCCTCGGCGGAATTTCGAGTCCTTCCGTGATCCCGTCCTGACCGTGAACGGGGCTCCAATCTTCGCTTCCCATCTTATCGCCCCGTCTCTTTTTATAGCTGAATAAGAAGACGAACCAGAGGAACGCCGGAAGAAGAGGAACCAGCGCCAGATTGAAAGCTACTTCTCTCGGAGTAAGATTGAGGTTGTCTAACGCCCATCCGACCACAACGGTTGAGAGGGAGAATATTGCCGTAAATATAGCCAATTCCAGAGCGAAGAATCTCCCTCTGAATCTGTCCTCTACCTCTATATGAGCAAGCGTGGTACTGAAAAACCAGAGAGAGGCGCCTCCAAAAGTACCCGTAAAAACGAATATGGACGCTGTCCAGATATCGGGAGACAGGCTGAACATTATAAACGAGAGAGAGATCATCAGGTAGCCGACGCCGATACTCCTTCTCATCACCCTCGGGCTTTCACCGAAATAATTTCTTATAAGAATCGGACCAACGAAAGCCCCGGCTCCCCGCATCGCATACAGATATCCAAGCGCAGCCGTAGAGCTTAAAAGGGTCGTTCGTATATACCCTTTCGGTGAATATCGGAAGGAGCGTCAATAATCCACCGCTCAATGCGAGCCCCGGCTTGACGAAAATAAGTCCGGTTCTGTACAAATCGTCCTTCACATACTTTATCCCGGCGATCAGCTGCTTTATCCCCGCTCCTTTCTCTTTACTCTCTTCATGGTCAGCAGCTTTGAGTGATGGAATCTGATAGATAAAATACGCCGACAGAAAAAACGTACCGGAATCAACGACAAAAGCCAAATCTCTGCCGATAAGTGCCGTAACGAGTCCACCGACAGCCGCACCGATCGCAAGCATTGCCGACCAGGTGCTTCCCGCGAGTGCGTTTGCGGCGACCAACTCACTTCGCTTGGTGATATTGGGAATTACAGCGGTTCTCGCCGGTTCGAAAAAACTGCCGAGCACCATCTGCAAAACCATCAATGAATATGCGATCCAGAGATGATCTTTGGAAGTCATGAATATAAAACCGAGGACAAGCACTCCCCGGAGAATGTCTGTCCAGATCATTATCTTCTTTCTGTCGAACCGGTCAACAATTACACCGGCATAAGGTCCTACAAAAAAGTTCGGGAGAAGCTTGGCAATCAAGACTCCGGCAATCGCCTGTCCGGTTCCCGACAGTTCGATAATAAGACCATACAGAGCAATCGTGTTGAACCAGTCACCGAGGTTACTGACGAGTTGACCGAGCCAGAGCTTCCGGAAATCGGGGTTGCCCCTGATCAACTCCCAGTATGTTATTTTCTTACGGGACATCTGTTCCGGTTAATTTTCTTTCAAGTAGGAACGAATCCGTTCTCCGCTGGAGAATGCTATGTGCGAGTCAGGATTTATCCTGACCGAACAATTGTTGATGCGTCAGGACAAGTCCTGACTGCCACAATAAGCTGTCTCTCATTTATTCCGGACGTGTATCTCCATAAAATTCAGAATTCGCGTATATTCATCTGTCCATGCTTCCGCCGTTTTGAATGAATGCGCTTCCTTCGGATAGATCATGAGTTCAAAATCTTTCCCTCCGTCGATGAGTTTCTGTACAAGCTGTACAGCGTCCTGAAACTGAACGTTGGCATCGAGGACGCCGTGAAGGAGCAGCAGCGGCGATTTGAGATTATCGATGAAATGAATCGGTGAAGAACGCTCGTACGCCTCTTTGTTTTCTTCGGGTAAACCGAGTCGTTTAGCTGTGTAGAACGGATTGCTGTAGTAGTAATTCACCCAGTCGGTGACAGAACGAAGACCGGCGCCGGCGGCGAAGAGTTCAGGCTCTTTTGCCAGAGCCATTATCGCCATAAAACCGCCATAGGAGCCGCCGTATATCCCTATCCGTTCCTCATCGATAAAACCCTCGTCCATACCCCATTTGACGCCGGAAACTATATCGTCGAGATCGAGACCGCCGAGATGCATGTAAACGTCGGTGCGCCAGTTACGCCCGTACCCCGCGCTCCCCCGGTAATCGACGTCCATGACGACATACCCGCGCCTGTTCAAAACCGTATGAAACATGAATTCACGCCAGTAGTGGGTCCATCCCTTCGTGACGTTTTGACGATATCCGGCGCCGTGTACGAAGATAATTGTCGGATACTCTTTTCCCGGCTGGAACTCCTGAGGTTTATACAGATTTGCGCGAATGTTTTTTCCGTCCACGTGGCTTTTGAATTCGACTATCTCCGGTATCGTCCAGTTATGATCGGCGTAATCTTCGGGAACCGTATTTGTGATCTGCACCGGGACGGCTCCCTCCTCTAAACTCAAGGCGTATATTTCAGGCGGCTGACCCTGATTATCGTGGAAATACACTACCGTGGACCGATCGTCGGAGAGCTCTGCGCCGCTGTTGTAGCCCCTTTCGGTGTTGAGTTTCCTTCGTTTTTTCTCCTTTACGTTCAAAAGATAAAAATG
It contains:
- a CDS encoding MFS transporter, whose protein sequence is MSRKKITYWELIRGNPDFRKLWLGQLVSNLGDWFNTIALYGLIIELSGTGQAIAGVLIAKLLPNFFVGPYAGVIVDRFDRKKIMIWTDILRGVLVLGFIFMTSKDHLWIAYSLMVLQMVLGSFFEPARTAVIPNITKRSELVAANALAGSTWSAMLAIGAAVGGLVTALIGRDLAFVVDSGTFFLSAYFIYQIPSLKAADHEESKEKGAGIKQLIAGIKYVKDDLYRTGLIFVKPGLALSGGLLTLLPIFTERVYTNDPFKLYGCAWISVCDAGSRGFRWSDSYKKLFR
- a CDS encoding YifB family Mg chelatase-like AAA ATPase, with translation MVSKVLSAAVLGVEAYVVDVESHLDSQLPQFTTVGLPDAAVKESRERVTAAIKNSGYRFPNKKITVNLAPADVKKEGSAFDLPIAVGILSASGILSSEMLENHLILGELSLQGGLRPIRGALNIAVMAGKKKLGGIILPKQNAEEAAVAGEIPVFPVESLEETVEFLKGEKELTPLTVDLESIMKIARKYETDFSDVKGQAHVKRALEVAAAGGHNIIMIGPPGSGKTMLAKRLPSILPDLRIEEAIETTMIHSVMGLLPPDRGLIATRPFRSPHHTVSEAGLVGGGSVPKPGEVSLSHNGVLFLDELPEFGKSVLEVLRQPLEDGSVTISRAAMSLTYPCNILLSSAMNPCPCGYYTDPNNDCSCTTREIHNYMKRISGPLLDRIDIHIDVPAVKYSELSSKEKGEPSAAIRERIERARDVQSERFKDVKGLHTNAQMETKQIRNYCKIDESGDELLRTAINKLGLSARAYDRILKVGRTIADLEGSADIKPEFISEAIQYRTLDRQLWN
- a CDS encoding PorT family protein is translated as MMSKSIIHLIGIMALVLVLISVSTAQVKFGATLGATISNLSTDPDEGVSSDSKTGFTLGAFLEYPVNDNLNIRSGASFTKKGAQFSAEESGIKVDGSTNLSYLTVPILAQYKFNTTATTPYVIGGLDIGILMSADVEAKISGTIFGITFDSDTSYSVKDDLSSTDIAFNVGAGYMMEMGNARVYGEILYSLGLLDIDSAGDDVAVKTKGIIVAVGYIF
- the ispG gene encoding flavodoxin-dependent (E)-4-hydroxy-3-methylbut-2-enyl-diphosphate synthase; the protein is MDLEIKRRKTRQVMVGDVPVGGDAPVSIQSMTTTKTWNLKETLKEIHALEEAGCQIIRVTVPDEASASALPKIKAEMSVPLVADIHFNYKMALLALEAGVDKIRINPGNIGKAENVKAVLDGCKDRGVPIRIGVNAGSLEKEIIEKNGYPTPEGMLESASKHIDICEENGFTDIIVSLKSSDVALMMASYRLFSEKYDYPLHLGVTEAGTYKTGSIKSAVGMGSLLADGIGDTIRVSLADDSVKEVKVAKEILKSIGLASGGVTVIACPTCGRLEVDLFKIANEVEERTEHIKTPMKVAIMGCAVNGPGESREADIGIACGKHEALLYRDGESIGKIPEEDAVERLIEEIESYSNNH